A window from Leuconostoc mesenteroides subsp. mesenteroides encodes these proteins:
- a CDS encoding vitamin B12 independent methionine synthase, producing the protein MTTTKTKKLNYHFDQVGSYLRPESLKEAREQYAQGTISRDDLLKVQHDEIKNLVDKQVKVGLLAVTDGEFNRSWWHLDFLGQLGGFEFYDQNDSYKFHGQKTRSTNVRLNGKVHANLDHPFFKDFEYLKSVTPAGVEPKQTIPSPSLIINRDHRSDLWSKYYDSWSEFLDDLAQAYHDTLQKFYDLGARYVQIDDTTWAYLIAQLNAHSDNPEERANFEQTAVDNVYVINKALAGLPEDLKLATHICRGNFKSTYLFEGGYEPIAKYLGQLDYDAFFLEYDNDRSGGFEPLKEIYNNRQNVEIVLGLLTSKSADLEDVDEVVARINEAANYVPKSNLALSTQCGFSSTEEGNILTIPDQWKKLALIKHIADTQLA; encoded by the coding sequence ATGACAACTACAAAAACAAAAAAATTAAATTATCATTTTGATCAAGTGGGGTCTTACTTACGTCCAGAAAGCTTGAAAGAAGCACGTGAGCAATATGCGCAAGGGACAATTTCGCGCGATGATTTACTAAAAGTGCAACATGATGAAATTAAAAATCTAGTTGATAAACAAGTTAAGGTTGGTCTATTGGCTGTCACTGATGGTGAATTCAATCGTTCATGGTGGCATTTAGACTTTTTAGGTCAACTCGGTGGATTTGAGTTTTATGATCAAAATGACTCGTACAAGTTTCACGGTCAAAAAACGCGATCAACTAATGTTCGTTTAAATGGCAAAGTTCATGCGAATTTAGACCATCCATTCTTTAAGGATTTTGAATATTTGAAATCAGTGACACCTGCGGGGGTGGAGCCAAAACAAACGATTCCATCACCGAGTTTGATTATTAATCGTGATCACCGTTCTGATTTATGGTCAAAATATTATGATTCATGGTCAGAATTTTTAGACGATTTAGCTCAAGCTTATCATGATACACTCCAGAAGTTCTATGATTTAGGTGCGCGTTATGTACAAATTGATGATACAACTTGGGCATACTTGATAGCGCAGTTGAACGCCCATTCTGACAATCCCGAGGAACGTGCAAATTTCGAACAAACAGCAGTCGATAATGTTTATGTAATTAATAAGGCGCTGGCTGGATTACCAGAAGATCTGAAATTAGCAACACACATTTGTCGTGGTAACTTTAAATCGACTTACTTGTTTGAAGGCGGTTACGAGCCAATTGCAAAGTATTTAGGACAACTAGACTATGACGCCTTTTTCTTAGAATATGATAATGATCGTTCAGGTGGATTTGAGCCTTTGAAAGAAATATATAACAATCGCCAAAATGTTGAAATTGTACTAGGATTGTTAACTTCTAAGTCAGCAGATTTAGAAGATGTTGATGAAGTTGTTGCAAGAATTAACGAGGCAGCAAACTATGTACCTAAGTCTAATTTGGCCCTATCAACACAATGTGGATTTTCTTCAACGGAAGAGGGGAATATCTTAACGATTCCTGATCAATGGAAAAAATTAGCCTTGATTAAACATATTGCTGATACGCAACTTGCTTGA
- a CDS encoding aminotransferase class V-fold PLP-dependent enzyme — translation MSDWTNIIDVATTNDPLSGAINTPIQFSSTFSQKSFDEFGEYDYARSGNPTRDAGEKAIAQLEHGKYGYLFSTGMAAISGVLFTLSAGDHIVVSKHVYGGTFRVLEDVLPRWGITHDFVDFSDLTAIEQAIKPETKALYIETPSNPVLNITDIRGVVDIAKKHQLFTIADNTFLSPFLQKPLDLGVDIVVHSATKFLAGHSDILAGAVVVNDKKLANQIYFIQNSVGATLSVFDTWLLLRGIKTLGVRMTHSSESAYKIAEHLEAHEKVSNVLYPGLKTHKGYEVHASQAKSGGAVLSFDVGSQENAKKVVESLHIPVFSVSLGAVETIISYPPKMSHAELNVGELAKCGITPGLLRLSVGLEDTEDIIADLDSALALI, via the coding sequence ATGAGTGATTGGACAAATATTATTGATGTAGCAACAACAAATGATCCATTGTCAGGTGCAATTAATACACCGATTCAATTTAGTTCAACCTTTAGTCAAAAATCTTTTGATGAATTTGGTGAATATGACTACGCTCGATCTGGCAATCCCACTCGTGACGCAGGTGAAAAAGCAATTGCGCAGCTTGAACATGGAAAGTATGGGTACCTTTTTAGTACTGGAATGGCAGCAATTAGTGGTGTGCTGTTTACCTTATCAGCTGGAGATCATATTGTGGTTAGTAAACATGTTTATGGTGGCACATTTCGTGTTTTAGAAGATGTTTTACCAAGATGGGGTATCACACATGACTTTGTTGACTTTAGTGATTTAACAGCTATCGAGCAGGCTATTAAACCAGAAACCAAAGCATTATATATTGAAACCCCTTCGAACCCAGTTTTGAACATTACTGATATTCGTGGGGTAGTTGATATTGCAAAGAAACATCAGTTGTTTACAATTGCTGACAACACATTTTTATCACCCTTTCTGCAGAAGCCTTTGGATTTAGGTGTTGATATTGTAGTTCATTCGGCAACAAAATTTTTAGCAGGACATTCTGACATTCTTGCAGGTGCTGTCGTAGTCAATGATAAAAAGTTAGCAAATCAAATTTATTTTATTCAGAATTCAGTTGGGGCAACACTTAGTGTTTTTGATACGTGGCTGTTGTTGCGTGGCATAAAAACACTTGGTGTTCGCATGACGCATTCAAGTGAATCAGCTTATAAAATAGCTGAGCATTTAGAGGCTCATGAAAAAGTATCAAATGTCCTATACCCAGGGTTGAAAACACATAAAGGCTATGAAGTTCATGCGTCACAAGCTAAAAGTGGTGGGGCGGTGTTGAGCTTTGATGTTGGCAGTCAAGAAAATGCTAAGAAAGTAGTGGAATCCTTACATATCCCAGTATTTTCAGTTAGTTTAGGAGCGGTGGAAACAATTATTAGTTACCCGCCAAAAATGAGCCACGCAGAGTTAAACGTTGGTGAGCTGGCTAAATGTGGTATTACGCCAGGTTTGTTACGTCTTTCCGTTGGATTAGAGGATACGGAAGACATAATTGCAGATTTAGATAGTGCCTTAGCCTTAATTTAG
- a CDS encoding S-ribosylhomocysteine lyase: MSETVVESFTLDHTKVKAPYVRVIETQAGPNGGSITNYDLRLTQPNETSIETGGLHTLEHLFAGLVRDEIDGIIDMSPFGCRTGFHVISWVNYDSETLAKVFKKVLERIVSDEVTEVPAAEIESCGNYKDHSLHSAKEWAKIILAQGISSDAFERKIV, from the coding sequence ATGTCAGAAACAGTTGTTGAAAGTTTTACTTTGGATCATACAAAGGTTAAGGCACCTTATGTTCGTGTGATTGAAACACAAGCCGGTCCTAATGGTGGTAGCATTACTAATTATGATTTACGGTTAACACAACCTAATGAAACATCTATTGAAACAGGTGGATTGCATACCCTAGAACATTTATTTGCAGGCCTAGTTCGCGATGAAATTGATGGTATTATTGATATGTCACCATTTGGATGTCGCACTGGATTCCATGTCATCTCATGGGTAAATTACGATTCAGAAACACTAGCTAAAGTTTTCAAAAAAGTATTAGAAAGAATTGTTAGTGATGAAGTAACCGAAGTACCTGCAGCAGAAATCGAGAGTTGTGGGAACTACAAAGATCATAGCTTACATTCAGCTAAAGAATGGGCCAAAATTATTTTGGCACAGGGTATTTCCAGTGATGCGTTTGAACGTAAAATTGTTTAA
- a CDS encoding 5-methyltetrahydropteroyltriglutamate--homocysteine S-methyltransferase — MTTQTLKALGFQHVGSFLRPAELKQARQDFEAGKLTQEELEGVENSAIAHLVDQQIAAGIAVVTDGEFRRSYWHLDNFWGFGGVERLNYGEGYFFAHEETRDDSARLNGKLSFDANVHPFIKHFKFLKALADEAGVEAKITIPSPSQFYAELVRGTNADVVSNFYTTDEEFFADIKRVYHEEILALYEAGAKTVQLDDCTWGMLVDTDFWEKMAGSGFDVQQLKTLYLDLNNGAIANLPEDLTINTHICRGNYHSDWAASGGYDAVADELFGQENVSSYFLEYDSERAGGFEPLAKVSGDKKVVLGLITTKTGELEKKEDIIKRIHEAEKYLPLDRLWLSTQCGFASTEEGNILTEEQQWAKLALVKEILDEVWG; from the coding sequence ATGACAACTCAGACACTAAAGGCACTAGGCTTTCAACATGTTGGTTCATTTCTACGACCAGCTGAATTAAAACAAGCACGGCAAGATTTTGAAGCTGGTAAGTTGACACAAGAAGAACTTGAAGGTGTTGAAAATTCAGCGATTGCGCATTTGGTTGATCAACAAATTGCTGCTGGAATAGCGGTGGTGACAGATGGCGAATTTCGTCGTTCATATTGGCACCTAGATAATTTCTGGGGATTCGGTGGTGTTGAAAGATTAAACTACGGAGAAGGCTACTTTTTCGCCCATGAAGAAACACGTGATGATTCAGCACGTTTAAATGGGAAATTAAGTTTTGATGCCAACGTACACCCATTTATTAAACATTTTAAGTTTCTTAAAGCACTGGCTGATGAAGCTGGTGTAGAAGCGAAAATTACCATTCCGTCACCATCACAATTTTATGCGGAACTAGTTCGTGGTACCAATGCTGATGTTGTATCAAACTTCTATACTACTGATGAAGAATTTTTTGCAGATATTAAGCGTGTTTACCATGAAGAAATCCTTGCATTATATGAAGCAGGAGCTAAAACAGTTCAATTAGATGACTGTACATGGGGCATGCTTGTAGATACTGATTTCTGGGAAAAAATGGCTGGATCAGGTTTTGATGTTCAACAATTGAAAACGCTGTATTTGGACTTGAACAACGGTGCAATTGCTAACTTACCAGAAGATTTGACCATTAATACACATATCTGCCGTGGAAATTACCATTCGGATTGGGCAGCTTCTGGTGGTTATGATGCGGTTGCTGATGAGTTATTTGGCCAAGAAAATGTATCAAGTTATTTCCTAGAATATGATTCAGAACGAGCAGGTGGTTTTGAACCTTTGGCTAAAGTATCAGGGGATAAAAAAGTTGTTCTCGGTCTGATTACAACTAAAACAGGTGAATTAGAAAAGAAAGAAGATATTATTAAGCGAATCCATGAAGCGGAAAAATATTTACCTTTGGATCGTTTATGGTTGTCAACACAGTGCGGATTCGCTTCTACTGAAGAAGGCAATATTTTAACCGAAGAACAACAGTGGGCCAAGTTGGCACTTGTTAAAGAAATCCTCGATGAAGTTTGGGGATAG